A single window of Pseudoduganella plicata DNA harbors:
- a CDS encoding MarC family protein, with product MTESFFQTFILLLLVTDPFGNVPLFATALAPVAPAKRPRIVVRECLIAFIVLLTFMFFGRHFLQALSLSEVSLRIAGSVILMMIAIRMVFPHPDGVLGKSDGGEPFIVPLAIPALAGPSALATVLLFSRESTGEVVMHVAALAAVVVIWLAVFLGAERLQKVLGTQVMTAFERLMGLILAAMAVEMLLGGIREFVKTL from the coding sequence ATGACCGAAAGCTTCTTCCAGACCTTCATCCTGCTGCTGCTCGTGACCGACCCGTTCGGCAATGTGCCGCTGTTCGCCACCGCGCTGGCGCCCGTCGCGCCGGCCAAGCGCCCGAGAATCGTCGTGCGCGAGTGCCTCATTGCCTTTATCGTGCTGCTGACGTTCATGTTCTTCGGCCGCCACTTCCTGCAGGCGCTGAGCCTTTCCGAAGTGTCGCTGCGCATCGCCGGCAGCGTGATCCTGATGATGATCGCGATCCGGATGGTATTCCCGCACCCGGACGGTGTGCTGGGCAAGTCCGATGGCGGCGAGCCGTTCATTGTGCCGCTGGCCATTCCCGCGCTGGCCGGTCCGTCGGCGCTGGCGACGGTGCTGCTGTTCTCGCGCGAGAGCACGGGCGAAGTCGTCATGCACGTGGCCGCGCTGGCTGCAGTGGTGGTGATCTGGCTGGCCGTGTTCCTCGGCGCCGAGCGGCTGCAGAAGGTGCTGGGCACGCAGGTGATGACGGCGTTCGAGCGGCTGATGGGCCTCATACTGGCCGCGATGGCCGTGGAGATGCTGCTGGGCGGGATTCGGGAGTTCGTCAAGACCTTGTGA
- the hflX gene encoding GTPase HflX — protein MRAALVGVDFGQGDFDASIAELMLLARSAGADPVTTITGKRSSPDAAYFVGSGKADEIGHAAQDLGLEIVIFNHALSPAQQRNLEKRLNVRVLDRTSLILDIFAQRAQSHEGKLQVELAQLQHLSTRLIRGWTHLERQKGGIGLRGPGETQLETDRRLIGERVKALRARLAKLRKQHETQRRARGRNKTFSVSLVGYTNAGKSTLFNTMTKAGVYVADQLFATLDTTSRRMYMGEEAGHVVISDTVGFVRELPHQLVAAFRATLEETIHADLLLHVVDAASPVKMEQIEQVNMVLAEIGADHIPQILVWNKIDAAGQEPAVERDEYDKISRVFISARTGVGLDLLRDAITEAARDQQEADLRPRDDTAPDAISTFTNGGTH, from the coding sequence ATGCGCGCAGCCTTAGTTGGTGTGGATTTCGGTCAGGGCGATTTCGACGCCAGTATCGCCGAACTGATGCTGCTCGCGCGGTCCGCGGGAGCCGATCCGGTCACGACCATTACCGGCAAGCGCTCCAGTCCCGATGCGGCCTATTTCGTCGGCAGCGGCAAGGCCGACGAGATCGGTCATGCCGCACAGGACTTGGGGCTCGAAATCGTCATCTTCAACCATGCGCTGTCGCCGGCCCAGCAGCGCAATCTCGAGAAACGCCTGAACGTGCGCGTGCTCGACCGTACCAGCCTGATCCTCGACATCTTCGCCCAGCGGGCGCAGAGCCACGAGGGCAAGCTGCAGGTCGAGCTGGCACAGCTGCAGCATCTTTCCACGCGGCTGATCCGCGGCTGGACTCACCTGGAACGGCAAAAGGGCGGTATCGGCCTGCGCGGTCCCGGGGAAACCCAGCTGGAGACCGACCGCCGGCTGATCGGCGAGCGGGTCAAGGCGTTGCGCGCGCGGCTGGCCAAGCTGCGCAAGCAGCACGAAACCCAGCGGCGCGCCCGTGGCCGCAACAAGACGTTCTCCGTCTCCCTCGTCGGCTACACCAATGCCGGCAAATCGACGCTGTTCAATACGATGACGAAGGCCGGCGTGTACGTTGCCGACCAGCTGTTCGCAACGCTGGACACGACGTCGCGCCGCATGTACATGGGCGAGGAAGCGGGCCACGTCGTCATCTCGGACACGGTCGGCTTCGTGCGCGAGCTGCCCCACCAGCTGGTGGCGGCGTTTCGCGCCACGCTGGAAGAGACGATCCATGCCGACCTGCTGCTGCACGTCGTCGACGCGGCCAGCCCCGTCAAGATGGAGCAGATCGAGCAGGTCAACATGGTCCTGGCCGAGATCGGCGCCGATCACATTCCACAGATTCTGGTGTGGAACAAGATCGACGCGGCGGGGCAGGAGCCGGCGGTGGAACGTGATGAATATGATAAAATTTCACGCGTTTTCATCAGCGCGCGCACAGGCGTTGGACTCGACCTGCTGCGCGACGCCATCACCGAGGCAGCCAGGGATCAGCAGGAAGCCGACCTCCGTCCACGCGACGATACGGCGCCGGACGCTATCTCCACATTTACCAATGGCGGAACACACTAA
- the hflC gene encoding protease modulator HflC, with translation MNRIVTFLVTGFIAVMLLSSTVFVVDQRKFAIVFALGEVKQVINEPGLHFKLPPPFQNILYLDKRILTLDSPEADRFITAEKMNILVDSFVKWRIVEPKLYFVSFGGDEGRARDRMSQIVKAALNDEITKRTVREVISGQRGKVMEAIRGKVVEEARQIGVQILDVRLKRVDYVEQINNSVYERMKAERMRVANELRSTGSADSEKIRADADKQRTVILAEAYREAEKIKGEGDAKASAIYAEAFGRNPEFYKFYRSLEAYRASFKTKADVMLVDPNSEFFKYFKGSGSAGK, from the coding sequence ATGAACCGCATCGTAACTTTCCTCGTCACGGGCTTCATCGCCGTGATGCTGCTGTCGTCCACCGTCTTCGTGGTGGACCAGCGCAAGTTCGCCATCGTCTTCGCGCTGGGTGAAGTCAAGCAGGTGATCAACGAACCGGGGCTGCACTTCAAGCTGCCGCCGCCGTTCCAGAACATCCTGTACCTGGACAAGCGCATCCTGACGCTCGATTCGCCGGAAGCGGACCGCTTCATCACGGCCGAGAAGATGAATATCCTGGTCGACTCGTTCGTCAAATGGCGCATCGTGGAACCGAAGCTGTATTTCGTCAGCTTCGGCGGCGATGAAGGCCGTGCGCGCGACCGCATGTCGCAGATCGTCAAGGCGGCGCTGAACGACGAGATCACCAAGCGCACCGTGCGCGAAGTGATCTCCGGCCAGCGCGGCAAGGTAATGGAAGCGATCCGCGGCAAGGTGGTCGAGGAAGCCCGCCAGATCGGCGTGCAGATCCTGGACGTGCGCCTGAAGCGCGTCGACTACGTCGAGCAGATCAACAACTCGGTCTACGAACGGATGAAGGCCGAGCGTATGCGCGTCGCCAACGAGCTGCGTTCGACGGGCTCGGCGGACTCGGAAAAGATCCGTGCCGATGCCGACAAGCAGCGCACGGTGATCCTGGCCGAAGCCTATCGCGAAGCGGAGAAGATCAAGGGCGAGGGCGATGCCAAGGCCAGCGCGATCTACGCCGAAGCGTTCGGGCGCAATCCGGAGTTCTACAAGTTCTACCGCAGCCTGGAAGCCTATCGCGCGTCGTTCAAGACGAAGGCCGACGTGATGCTGGTCGATCCGAACTCGGAGTTCTTCAAGTACTTCAAGGGCTCGGGCAGCGCCGGCAAATGA
- the der gene encoding ribosome biogenesis GTPase Der yields the protein MKPVIALVGRPNVGKSTLFNRLTRSRDALVADLPGLTRDRHYGEGRIGERPFLVIDTGGFEPVAKEGIMFQMALQTKQAVAEADVVVFLVDGRQGMTPHDKTITDFLRKSGRPVLLVVNKAEGMKYTSAVSDFYELGLGDPYAISGAHGDGVHDLVQEALDKAFASRPEDVEELLPSERGIKLALVGRPNVGKSTLINTLLGEERVIAFDMPGTTRDSIEIPFERDGKHYTLIDTAGIRRRGKVFEAVEKFSVVKTLQSISEANVVVLMLDAQQDISEQDAHIAGFILESGRALVLAVNKWDGLTSDQRDQVKMDMDRKIDFLSFANTHFISALKGTGIAQLMKSVDSAYAAAMADLSTPKLTRALAEAVEKQEPKRKGGLRPKMRYAHQGGMNPPIIVIHGNSLDAISEPYKRYLEKHFRDTFKLVGTPLRIELRTGKNPFDKRKE from the coding sequence ATGAAGCCGGTAATTGCACTCGTGGGTCGCCCGAACGTCGGGAAATCGACCCTATTCAATCGTCTGACCCGCTCGCGCGACGCGCTGGTGGCGGACTTGCCTGGTCTGACGCGCGATCGTCACTATGGCGAGGGCCGCATTGGCGAACGTCCCTTCCTGGTCATCGATACCGGCGGTTTCGAACCGGTCGCGAAGGAAGGCATCATGTTCCAGATGGCCCTGCAGACCAAGCAGGCCGTGGCGGAAGCGGACGTCGTCGTGTTCCTCGTCGACGGCCGCCAGGGCATGACGCCCCACGACAAGACCATTACCGACTTCCTGCGCAAGAGCGGCCGGCCGGTGCTGCTGGTCGTGAACAAGGCCGAAGGCATGAAGTACACGTCGGCCGTCTCCGACTTCTACGAACTGGGCCTGGGCGATCCGTACGCGATTTCCGGCGCCCACGGCGACGGCGTGCACGACCTCGTGCAGGAAGCGCTGGACAAGGCGTTTGCGTCGCGCCCGGAAGATGTCGAGGAACTGCTGCCGTCCGAGCGCGGCATCAAGCTGGCGCTGGTCGGCCGCCCGAACGTGGGCAAGTCCACCTTGATCAATACGCTGCTGGGCGAAGAGCGCGTCATCGCGTTCGACATGCCGGGCACCACGCGCGACTCGATCGAGATTCCATTCGAGCGCGACGGCAAGCACTACACGCTGATCGACACGGCCGGCATCCGCCGCCGCGGCAAGGTGTTCGAAGCGGTCGAGAAGTTCTCGGTCGTGAAAACCCTGCAGTCGATCTCGGAAGCGAACGTCGTCGTGCTGATGCTGGATGCCCAGCAGGACATCTCGGAGCAGGACGCCCACATCGCCGGCTTCATCCTGGAAAGCGGCCGCGCCCTGGTGCTGGCCGTGAACAAGTGGGACGGCCTGACGTCGGACCAGCGCGACCAGGTCAAGATGGACATGGATCGCAAGATCGACTTCCTCAGCTTCGCCAACACGCACTTCATCTCGGCGCTCAAAGGGACGGGCATTGCCCAGCTGATGAAATCGGTGGACTCGGCCTACGCGGCCGCGATGGCCGACCTGTCGACGCCGAAGCTGACGCGCGCGCTGGCCGAGGCGGTCGAGAAGCAGGAACCGAAGCGCAAGGGCGGCCTGCGGCCGAAGATGCGCTACGCCCACCAGGGCGGCATGAACCCGCCGATCATCGTCATCCACGGCAACTCGCTGGACGCGATCAGCGAGCCGTACAAGCGCTACCTGGAAAAGCACTTCCGCGACACGTTCAAGCTGGTCGGCACGCCGCTGCGCATCGAGCTGCGTACTGGCAAGAATCCTTTCGACAAGCGTAAGGAATAA
- a CDS encoding autorepressor SdpR family transcription factor, producing MTASADAFKAIADPARREILRLLRDGEMTAGQLAERFHMSRPTMSHHFAVLADADLITRRREGQTIWYGLNTTVLQDVVAWMLDVTEPQRTRRKT from the coding sequence ATGACTGCCAGCGCCGACGCCTTCAAGGCTATTGCCGATCCGGCCAGGCGCGAAATCCTGCGCCTGCTGCGCGACGGCGAAATGACCGCTGGCCAGTTGGCCGAACGCTTCCACATGAGCCGGCCGACGATGTCGCACCATTTCGCTGTTCTGGCCGACGCCGACCTTATTACTCGCCGGCGCGAAGGCCAGACGATCTGGTATGGCCTGAATACGACTGTGCTGCAGGATGTCGTCGCGTGGATGCTGGACGTTACCGAACCACAGCGAACAAGGAGGAAGACATGA
- the hfq gene encoding RNA chaperone Hfq gives MSNKGQLLQDPFLNALRKEHVPVSIYLVNGIKLQGHIESFDQYVVLLRNTVTQMVYKHAISTVVPARAVNLNIESEAE, from the coding sequence ATGAGCAATAAAGGGCAATTGTTACAAGACCCATTTCTGAATGCGCTGCGCAAAGAGCACGTTCCCGTCTCGATTTACCTGGTCAACGGTATCAAGCTGCAAGGCCATATCGAATCGTTCGACCAGTACGTCGTCCTGCTGCGCAATACCGTGACGCAGATGGTCTACAAGCACGCCATCTCGACCGTCGTCCCGGCCCGCGCCGTCAATCTCAACATCGAATCCGAGGCCGAGTGA
- a CDS encoding phosphoribosyltransferase, which translates to MNAPQSNEKHLWVTWDEYNRLVERLALKVYESGWKFDMVLCLARGGVRPGDVFSRIFDVPLAILSTSSYREDKGTTQGDLDIAKYMTMTKGPLKGKILLVDDLADSGVTLTKVIAHLKDNFEGVEEVRSAVIWTKGCSAFKPDYQMEELPHNPWIHQPFEDYDGLRPHQLAAWIKKGESQS; encoded by the coding sequence ATGAACGCTCCGCAATCCAACGAAAAGCACCTGTGGGTGACCTGGGACGAGTACAACCGCCTGGTTGAGCGCCTGGCACTGAAGGTCTACGAATCGGGTTGGAAATTCGACATGGTGCTGTGCCTGGCGCGCGGCGGCGTGCGCCCCGGCGACGTGTTCTCGCGCATCTTCGACGTGCCGCTGGCGATCCTGTCGACCAGCTCCTACCGCGAAGACAAGGGCACGACGCAGGGCGACCTGGACATCGCCAAGTACATGACGATGACGAAGGGCCCGCTGAAAGGCAAGATCCTGCTGGTCGACGACCTGGCCGATTCGGGCGTGACGCTGACGAAGGTCATCGCGCACCTGAAGGACAATTTCGAAGGCGTGGAAGAAGTGCGCTCCGCGGTGATCTGGACGAAGGGCTGCTCCGCCTTCAAGCCGGACTACCAGATGGAAGAACTGCCGCACAACCCGTGGATCCACCAGCCGTTCGAGGATTACGACGGCCTGCGCCCGCACCAGCTGGCGGCGTGGATCAAGAAGGGCGAGTCCCAGTCGTGA
- a CDS encoding SdpI family protein, with protein MNRRHLITCVIALVVTLALTAYVYAQLPEVVPIHWNLKGEIDAYGPRWHVWLSGPLLIVAILGLRGLLPWLSPKGFSIEAFAATFDHLITILVIVFASIQVTVLAAVWHGDLDIGRMLMGITFMSLILIGNPMGKVRRNFFVGIRTPWTLASEKVWYATHRLGGKVLVGTGLAGLLAVLADVGQALLLALLVIMPLWPVIYSLLLYKRLERAGEL; from the coding sequence ATGAACAGGCGTCACCTGATCACTTGCGTCATAGCCTTGGTTGTAACGCTCGCGTTGACCGCATATGTCTATGCGCAGCTTCCGGAAGTCGTCCCGATACACTGGAACCTGAAAGGCGAGATCGACGCATACGGTCCGCGCTGGCACGTCTGGCTGAGCGGGCCATTGCTGATTGTCGCTATATTGGGCTTGCGCGGCTTGCTGCCGTGGCTGTCGCCGAAGGGATTCAGCATCGAGGCGTTCGCTGCCACGTTCGATCACCTGATCACCATACTCGTCATCGTGTTTGCGTCCATTCAGGTCACAGTGCTTGCCGCAGTCTGGCACGGCGATCTCGATATCGGCCGCATGCTGATGGGGATTACGTTCATGTCGCTCATCCTTATCGGTAATCCGATGGGAAAGGTCAGGCGGAATTTCTTCGTCGGGATCCGCACGCCGTGGACACTGGCGAGCGAAAAGGTCTGGTACGCCACCCATCGACTAGGAGGCAAGGTGCTGGTCGGTACTGGGCTCGCGGGTTTGCTGGCGGTGCTGGCTGACGTAGGGCAGGCGCTGCTGCTTGCCCTTCTTGTGATCATGCCGCTGTGGCCCGTGATCTATTCGCTGCTGCTGTACAAACGGCTGGAGCGGGCAGGGGAGCTGTAA
- a CDS encoding lysozyme inhibitor LprI family protein produces MKWTTPIAAVACSLAFLASAAGQEIRCNPSGGQQELNACAADDFRKADKELNATWQALLRKEADDKVFIAKLRAAQKAWLAFRDAELEAHFACDSDNPRMCWGSMEGMSFMMRKKDLTQQRTKMLKDMLERGHGHYQ; encoded by the coding sequence ATGAAGTGGACCACCCCCATCGCCGCTGTGGCTTGCAGCCTGGCGTTCCTCGCAAGCGCTGCGGGCCAGGAGATCCGCTGCAACCCGTCTGGCGGCCAGCAGGAGCTGAATGCCTGCGCGGCGGACGACTTCAGGAAGGCGGACAAGGAGCTGAACGCCACGTGGCAGGCGTTGCTGCGCAAGGAGGCGGACGACAAGGTGTTTATCGCCAAGCTGCGCGCGGCGCAGAAAGCATGGCTGGCATTCCGCGACGCCGAACTCGAAGCCCACTTCGCCTGCGACAGCGACAACCCCCGCATGTGCTGGGGCTCGATGGAGGGGATGTCCTTCATGATGCGCAAGAAGGACCTGACGCAGCAGCGCACGAAGATGCTGAAGGATATGCTCGAGCGCGGGCATGGGCACTATCAATAA
- a CDS encoding ATP phosphoribosyltransferase regulatory subunit — MPNWLLPEHIADVLPSEARKIEELRRLMLDNFRRYGYELVMPPLLEYVESLLAGAGQDTDLRTFKLVDQISGRMLGLRADMTTQVARIDAHLLNRATVTRLCYAGPVLHTRPSGLHTTREPLQIGAEIYGHAGLEADAEIQELALASLELAGFSEVRLDLAHMGVLRAVLELDPAAGKDQIAIVQLLRAKDVAGLAELTAAYAPTTRAALLALPNLYGDVDVLKAARAALPDVPGITKALAELAALAASAIGRAEVAIDLADLRGYQYESGAMFALYVPGLPNAVARGGRYDHVGEAFGRARPATGFSMDLRELARLLPTADRKHAIRAPWGNAPELKEKIAELRKSGEVVIQSLPGHSNEQDEFECDRALVLDDSGSNWILKNLG, encoded by the coding sequence ATGCCGAATTGGCTATTGCCTGAACATATCGCCGACGTCCTGCCGTCCGAAGCGCGCAAGATCGAAGAGCTGCGCCGCCTGATGCTGGATAACTTCCGCCGCTACGGCTACGAGCTCGTCATGCCGCCGCTGCTGGAATACGTCGAATCCCTGCTGGCCGGTGCCGGCCAGGACACCGACCTGCGCACCTTCAAGCTCGTTGACCAGATCTCCGGGCGCATGCTGGGCCTGCGCGCCGACATGACGACGCAGGTCGCCCGCATCGACGCGCACCTGCTCAATCGCGCCACCGTCACGCGCCTGTGCTACGCCGGTCCCGTGCTGCATACCCGCCCGTCGGGCTTGCACACGACCCGCGAGCCGCTGCAGATCGGTGCCGAGATCTATGGCCATGCCGGCCTGGAAGCCGATGCCGAGATCCAGGAGCTGGCGCTGGCGTCGCTCGAACTGGCCGGCTTCTCCGAAGTGCGCCTCGACCTGGCGCACATGGGCGTGCTGCGCGCGGTCCTCGAGCTGGACCCTGCCGCCGGCAAGGACCAGATCGCCATCGTGCAGCTGCTGCGCGCGAAGGACGTGGCGGGCCTGGCCGAACTGACCGCCGCTTACGCGCCGACCACGCGCGCCGCGCTGCTGGCGCTGCCGAACCTGTATGGCGACGTCGACGTCCTGAAAGCGGCCCGCGCGGCGCTGCCGGATGTCCCCGGCATCACGAAGGCGCTGGCCGAACTGGCCGCGCTGGCGGCATCGGCCATCGGCCGCGCCGAGGTGGCCATCGACCTGGCCGACCTGCGCGGCTACCAGTACGAAAGCGGCGCCATGTTCGCGCTGTACGTGCCTGGCCTGCCGAACGCCGTCGCCCGTGGCGGCCGCTACGATCACGTGGGCGAGGCCTTCGGCCGCGCCCGGCCCGCGACGGGGTTCTCGATGGACCTGCGCGAACTGGCACGCCTGCTGCCCACGGCGGACCGCAAGCACGCGATCCGCGCACCGTGGGGCAATGCGCCGGAACTGAAGGAAAAAATCGCCGAGCTGCGCAAGTCCGGCGAGGTGGTGATCCAGTCTTTGCCGGGTCACAGCAATGAACAGGACGAGTTCGAGTGCGACCGTGCGCTGGTGCTCGACGATAGTGGTAGTAACTGGATTCTTAAAAACTTAGGTTAA
- the hflK gene encoding FtsH protease activity modulator HflK produces MPFPSLKKRTGLKLSLNDPRWGSDKDGNRQAQEGKKPGEGPPDLDQLWRDFNQRLNGLFNKNRNNGGGGNGGGSGGGELKGAGITVGAVAAIAVLVWLASGAFIVQEGQKGIVTTFGRYSHETPAGFNWRWPYPFQANETVNVSQVRTVEVGYRGNVRTKQPAEALMLTDDENIIDIQFAVQYRLSDPRAWLYNNRDAEDTVRQVAETSIREIVGKSKMDFVLYEGREKVAYETQQLMQQILDRYASGAMVTNVTMQAVQPPEQVQAAFDDAVKAGQDRERQKNEGQAYANDIIPKARGYAFRLLQEAEAYRSMVTENASGNADRFKSVLAEYQKAPGVTRDRMYLDTMQQIFTNTSKVMVDAKAGSNLLYLPLDKLIAQVAATEANRANVTAPPPSAVLLPPPENTMSTTDPRRARESSRDRESR; encoded by the coding sequence ATGCCTTTTCCCTCTCTAAAGAAAAGAACAGGCCTGAAGCTGTCGCTGAACGACCCCCGCTGGGGCTCGGACAAGGACGGCAACAGGCAGGCCCAGGAAGGCAAAAAGCCCGGTGAAGGACCGCCGGACCTCGATCAGCTGTGGCGCGATTTCAATCAGCGCCTGAACGGCCTGTTCAACAAGAACCGCAACAACGGCGGTGGTGGCAACGGCGGCGGCAGCGGTGGCGGCGAACTGAAAGGTGCCGGCATCACCGTCGGCGCCGTCGCTGCCATCGCGGTCCTGGTGTGGCTGGCCAGCGGGGCGTTCATCGTCCAGGAAGGCCAGAAGGGCATCGTCACGACGTTCGGGCGCTACAGCCACGAAACGCCGGCCGGCTTCAACTGGCGCTGGCCGTATCCGTTCCAGGCCAACGAGACCGTCAACGTCTCGCAGGTCCGCACCGTCGAAGTGGGCTACCGCGGCAACGTGCGCACCAAGCAGCCCGCCGAGGCGCTGATGCTGACGGACGACGAGAACATCATCGACATCCAGTTCGCCGTGCAGTACCGCCTGTCCGACCCGCGCGCCTGGCTGTACAACAACCGCGATGCGGAAGACACCGTGCGCCAGGTGGCCGAGACGTCGATCCGCGAGATCGTCGGCAAGAGCAAGATGGACTTCGTGCTGTACGAAGGCCGCGAGAAGGTGGCGTACGAGACGCAGCAGCTGATGCAGCAGATCCTGGACCGCTACGCTTCCGGCGCCATGGTCACCAACGTGACGATGCAGGCCGTGCAGCCGCCCGAGCAGGTGCAGGCCGCGTTCGACGACGCCGTCAAGGCCGGCCAGGACCGCGAGCGCCAGAAGAACGAAGGCCAGGCCTACGCCAACGACATCATTCCGAAGGCGCGCGGCTATGCATTCCGCCTGCTGCAGGAAGCCGAAGCGTACCGTTCGATGGTCACCGAAAACGCGTCCGGTAACGCCGACCGCTTCAAGTCCGTGCTGGCCGAGTACCAGAAGGCGCCGGGCGTGACGCGCGACCGCATGTACCTGGACACGATGCAGCAGATCTTCACCAACACGAGCAAGGTGATGGTGGACGCCAAGGCCGGCAGCAACCTGCTGTACCTGCCGCTGGACAAGCTGATCGCACAGGTGGCCGCCACCGAAGCGAACCGCGCCAACGTGACGGCGCCGCCGCCGTCGGCCGTGCTGCTGCCGCCGCCGGAGAACACCATGAGCACGACCGATCCGCGCCGCGCGCGCGAATCGTCGCGCGATCGGGAGAGCCGTTAA
- a CDS encoding adenylosuccinate synthase → MSKKITAKNVVVIGTQWGDEGKGKIVDWLTEHAQGVVRFQGGHNAGHTLVIGGVKTALQLIPSGIMRPGVACYIGNGVVVSVPDVLREIDKLEAVGVEVASRLKVSEASPVILPYHAALDAAREAARGAAKIGTTGKGIGPAYEDKVARRAIRVADLLNEKRFAEKLAENLDYHNFVLENYLKAPKVEYQKTLDDALAYVPRLRPMVTDVSSALYAAHKAGANLLFEGAQGSLLDVDHGTYPFVTSSNCVAGNAAAGSGVGPNMLHYILGITKAYTTRVGSGPFPSELPTDVGVGHHLAQVGHEFGTVTGRARRCGWFDAALLRRSVQINGVSGMCLTKLDVLDGLETLKLCTGYMVDGVRTDIFPVGAEEAARCEPIYEEMPGWTDSTVGAKSLAALPAAARAYIKRIEELVGVPVDMVSTGPDREETIVLRHPFE, encoded by the coding sequence ATGTCAAAGAAAATCACTGCAAAAAACGTCGTCGTTATCGGTACCCAGTGGGGCGATGAAGGCAAGGGCAAAATCGTCGACTGGCTGACGGAACACGCGCAAGGCGTGGTGCGCTTCCAGGGCGGCCACAACGCGGGCCATACGCTGGTCATCGGCGGCGTCAAAACGGCACTGCAGCTGATCCCGTCGGGCATCATGCGCCCGGGCGTGGCCTGCTACATCGGCAACGGCGTCGTCGTCTCCGTGCCGGACGTGCTGCGCGAGATCGACAAGCTGGAAGCGGTCGGCGTCGAAGTGGCGTCGCGCCTGAAAGTGTCGGAAGCCTCGCCGGTCATCCTGCCTTACCACGCCGCGCTGGATGCGGCCCGTGAAGCCGCCCGCGGCGCGGCCAAGATCGGCACGACGGGCAAGGGCATCGGCCCGGCCTACGAAGACAAGGTGGCGCGCCGCGCCATCCGCGTTGCCGACCTGCTGAACGAAAAGCGTTTTGCCGAGAAGCTGGCCGAGAACCTGGACTACCACAACTTCGTGCTGGAAAACTATCTGAAGGCGCCGAAGGTCGAGTACCAGAAGACGCTGGACGACGCGCTGGCCTACGTGCCGCGCCTGCGCCCGATGGTCACCGACGTGTCGAGCGCCCTGTACGCCGCCCACAAGGCCGGCGCCAACCTGCTGTTCGAAGGCGCGCAAGGCTCGCTGCTGGACGTCGACCACGGCACCTACCCGTTCGTCACGTCGTCGAACTGCGTGGCCGGCAACGCCGCCGCCGGTTCGGGCGTGGGTCCGAACATGCTGCACTACATCCTGGGCATCACCAAGGCATACACGACGCGCGTCGGTTCGGGCCCGTTCCCGTCCGAGCTGCCGACCGATGTCGGCGTGGGCCACCACCTGGCGCAAGTGGGCCACGAGTTCGGCACCGTCACGGGCCGCGCCCGTCGCTGCGGCTGGTTCGATGCCGCGCTGCTGCGCCGCTCCGTGCAGATCAACGGCGTCTCGGGCATGTGCCTGACGAAGCTGGACGTGCTGGACGGCCTGGAAACGCTGAAGCTGTGCACCGGCTACATGGTCGATGGCGTACGCACCGACATCTTCCCTGTCGGCGCCGAAGAAGCCGCGCGCTGCGAGCCGATCTACGAAGAGATGCCCGGCTGGACCGACAGCACCGTCGGCGCCAAGTCGCTGGCCGCGCTGCCTGCCGCCGCACGTGCCTACATCAAGCGTATCGAAGAACTGGTCGGCGTGCCGGTCGATATGGTCTCCACCGGCCCTGACCGCGAAGAGACGATCGTCCTGCGTCACCCGTTCGAATAA